In a single window of the Terriglobales bacterium genome:
- a CDS encoding transglutaminase domain-containing protein, producing MRRFYVFIFLVLLSWSAAAQQSRHFTFHYAFTVRNIEPGQAIEAWFPRAHSDQFQSVKILSAIGDLPVKKTHESKYGNTMFHAFTGRATKSEYEFDATYDVVRRERIGLPPAGVKPHLVKVSSKEADEYLGPDKLVPITGKLASIAETQVQGRTGTVDRARALYDYVLHTMRYDKSGTGWGRGDAEWACDSKRGNCTDFHSVFISMARSQHIPARFEIGFPLPADKSSGEIPGYHCWAEFYDPQFGWVPVDISEAWKDQGKKDYFFGAHDVNRVQFSLGRDLILNPPQRGGSLNYFVYPYVEVDGKKWENVSNQFSFTEVGTRSIAATHN from the coding sequence ATGCGCAGGTTTTACGTCTTCATCTTTCTCGTGCTGTTGTCTTGGTCCGCTGCCGCGCAGCAGAGTCGGCACTTCACTTTCCACTATGCTTTTACGGTGCGAAACATCGAGCCGGGCCAAGCAATCGAGGCTTGGTTCCCGCGGGCGCATTCCGACCAATTCCAGAGCGTAAAAATCCTTTCTGCGATCGGCGACCTGCCGGTGAAGAAAACGCATGAATCGAAATACGGCAACACCATGTTTCACGCCTTCACGGGAAGAGCGACGAAGAGTGAGTATGAATTCGACGCGACGTACGATGTGGTCCGCCGGGAACGGATAGGATTGCCGCCTGCGGGCGTAAAACCGCATCTAGTGAAAGTTTCATCGAAGGAAGCAGACGAATACCTGGGTCCTGACAAACTGGTGCCGATCACAGGCAAGCTGGCCAGCATCGCGGAAACGCAGGTCCAGGGTCGGACCGGTACGGTGGACCGTGCGCGAGCTTTATACGATTACGTGCTGCACACCATGCGATATGACAAGTCCGGTACCGGCTGGGGACGCGGCGACGCAGAGTGGGCGTGTGACTCCAAACGCGGCAACTGCACCGACTTCCACTCGGTGTTCATCTCAATGGCGCGATCACAGCACATTCCGGCGCGTTTTGAGATTGGATTTCCTCTGCCCGCTGACAAGAGTTCGGGTGAAATTCCTGGTTACCACTGCTGGGCAGAGTTCTACGACCCCCAGTTTGGGTGGGTGCCGGTCGATATCTCGGAAGCCTGGAAGGACCAAGGCAAAAAAGACTATTTTTTCGGCGCGCATGACGTAAACCGAGTGCAGTTCTCGTTGGGCCGGGATCTTATTCTGAACCCACCGCAGAGGGGCGGGTCGCTCAACTACTTCGTCTAT
- a CDS encoding radical SAM protein translates to MIAPEAPFFEALKRRWLPAEMTVAPTLPEIKETIPLEPYYALLINPFYRKDPAASFGKHALTPSLALTSFAATTPDHWRIRHWDENLLDGPPPCRPIPQVVGITVHLTFAARAYQVAAWYRQRGAKVILGGLHVLSCPEECAPHADALALGDGVQLWPRILEDAERGQLRSRYFAGYDNDYSEDPLPRRSILPRHSFLTTTSLIATRGCHNRCGFCYLATDGLRMPYRVRDPKLVVDEFVSDNQPYAVFIDNNLGSRRDYLRSLCHALRPLKKIWSAAVSIDVTDDPDLIRDMALGGCTGVFIGFESLSDDNLAEARKKTPKTSDYARRVRLLHDYGIQVNGSFVLGFDHDRKDVFAQTAQWIEENRLECATFHILTPYPATPLFRQMEAEGRLLHRDWSLYDTAHAVFQPRHMSAEELEHGYAWVYQRLFSHQSIWRRRPEDLHAVPLYLAMSYLYKRSNRFWHLLIKHDLVHAVWSPLVELTRRRHVRYRERLLRTNKTPLMTGSVVSAGV, encoded by the coding sequence ATGATTGCGCCAGAAGCTCCTTTTTTTGAGGCTCTGAAACGCCGCTGGCTGCCCGCAGAGATGACGGTCGCGCCCACCCTTCCAGAGATTAAAGAGACGATTCCCTTAGAGCCGTACTATGCGCTGCTCATCAACCCCTTCTATCGCAAGGACCCAGCTGCTAGCTTTGGGAAACACGCTCTTACACCAAGTCTGGCCTTGACCAGCTTCGCCGCCACCACGCCGGATCACTGGAGAATCCGGCACTGGGACGAAAATCTGTTGGACGGTCCTCCGCCATGCAGGCCGATTCCGCAGGTTGTCGGCATCACCGTTCATCTCACCTTTGCAGCTCGAGCTTACCAGGTGGCAGCTTGGTATCGGCAGCGGGGAGCAAAAGTCATTCTAGGGGGCTTACACGTTCTCTCCTGTCCGGAAGAATGCGCGCCTCATGCTGATGCCCTGGCGCTTGGCGACGGCGTGCAACTCTGGCCGCGCATTCTCGAGGATGCGGAACGTGGACAGCTACGGTCACGCTACTTTGCAGGATATGACAACGACTATTCTGAAGATCCACTACCACGCCGCTCCATTCTGCCGCGGCACAGCTTCTTAACGACCACCAGCCTCATCGCTACTCGCGGGTGCCACAATCGCTGCGGGTTTTGTTATCTGGCGACGGACGGTCTGCGCATGCCTTATCGCGTACGTGACCCAAAGCTCGTGGTGGACGAGTTCGTGTCTGACAACCAGCCATATGCTGTATTCATTGACAACAATCTCGGTTCCCGCAGGGACTACTTGCGATCTCTCTGCCACGCCCTACGTCCGCTGAAGAAAATATGGAGCGCAGCAGTCTCAATCGACGTTACTGATGATCCCGATCTCATTCGCGACATGGCCTTGGGTGGCTGTACCGGGGTCTTCATTGGCTTCGAATCACTCTCCGACGACAATCTAGCCGAAGCTCGAAAGAAAACTCCGAAGACGTCAGATTACGCGCGCCGTGTCCGCCTTCTTCACGATTACGGGATACAGGTAAACGGATCTTTTGTCTTGGGATTTGATCACGATCGTAAAGATGTTTTTGCGCAGACCGCGCAATGGATTGAGGAGAACCGTCTGGAGTGTGCCACGTTCCATATTCTTACACCTTATCCGGCGACGCCATTGTTCCGCCAGATGGAAGCAGAGGGACGTTTGCTGCACCGCGACTGGAGTCTGTATGACACGGCCCATGCGGTCTTCCAGCCCCGCCACATGTCCGCAGAAGAATTGGAGCACGGGTACGCTTGGGTTTATCAGCGCCTCTTCTCTCACCAATCCATCTGGCGTCGGCGTCCAGAAGATCTGCACGCCGTGCCTCTCTATTTAGCTATGTCTTATCTGTACAAGCGATCGAACCGCTTTTGGCATCTGCTGATCAAACATGACCTCGTGCATGCTGTATGGTCGCCGCTGGTCGAGCTGACACGTCGGCGACACGTGCGCTATCGAGAACGCCTTCTGCGAACCAATAAAACGCCGTTGATGACGGGTTCGGTTGTATCGGCAGGGGTGTAG
- a CDS encoding ATP-binding protein, with protein sequence MADKSELLRVPAFADLPDDQIAWFLSQSQEVLVKAGDIYVRQGDPADTMFVILDGQFQWRGEFGGETVVLSGKPGDVTGVLPFSRMKQFAVTGRAVTAGRLLKFPTSLFPELVHKMPELTTRLVGLMSDRIRETTRIEQQRDRLASLGKLSAGLAHELNNPASAAKRATGQLRDILKKIRDASLELGRRDLTAAQKSEIEKLEASFTQQEIPPPDALTASDLEDQIDSLLRSHGQNDLWQLAAALAGKNIKPEVLESLFANLDADTARAALVRIAASVEVASLLHEIESSTSRISDLVRAIKEYTYMDQAAVQNVDIVKSLETTLTIMNHKLKQGVVVQRDYQRVPLLVNSFGSELNQVWTNLIDNAIDAMHGKGELRVRTYREDSCVVVEIGDNGPGISREVQPHIFEPFYTTKGVGEGTGLGLDTVQRIVKQHRGNIEVTSKPGDTLFKVWLPLSETSIQ encoded by the coding sequence ATGGCCGACAAATCAGAACTACTTCGCGTCCCCGCATTCGCGGATTTACCGGACGACCAGATCGCCTGGTTCCTGAGCCAGTCGCAAGAGGTGCTTGTGAAGGCAGGAGACATCTATGTCCGTCAAGGTGATCCGGCGGATACGATGTTCGTAATTCTCGATGGCCAGTTCCAGTGGCGAGGCGAATTTGGTGGTGAAACCGTTGTGCTTTCCGGCAAGCCAGGCGACGTGACCGGGGTCCTGCCCTTTTCCAGGATGAAGCAATTTGCCGTAACCGGTCGAGCTGTTACCGCCGGACGACTTCTTAAATTCCCAACTTCGCTTTTTCCCGAACTCGTGCACAAAATGCCGGAGTTAACCACGCGCCTGGTGGGCTTGATGTCAGACCGAATCCGTGAGACCACTCGGATTGAACAACAACGTGACCGATTGGCGTCTCTGGGGAAACTTTCCGCCGGCCTTGCTCATGAACTCAACAATCCTGCCTCGGCAGCCAAGCGCGCGACCGGCCAATTGCGAGACATACTCAAGAAGATCAGGGATGCGAGTCTCGAGCTGGGAAGACGCGATCTCACGGCGGCACAGAAATCCGAGATTGAAAAATTGGAAGCCTCGTTCACCCAGCAGGAGATACCTCCACCCGATGCCCTGACTGCAAGCGATCTGGAAGACCAGATCGACTCTCTGTTGCGCAGCCATGGACAGAACGACTTGTGGCAACTGGCGGCCGCCCTAGCGGGGAAGAATATCAAGCCGGAGGTGCTTGAATCTTTGTTCGCAAACCTCGACGCAGATACAGCTCGAGCCGCTCTGGTGAGGATCGCGGCTTCCGTGGAAGTTGCGAGCTTGTTGCACGAAATCGAGAGCAGCACGTCGCGGATTTCGGATTTGGTGCGTGCGATCAAGGAATACACCTACATGGACCAGGCGGCGGTACAAAACGTGGACATCGTGAAGAGCCTGGAGACCACGCTCACGATCATGAATCACAAGCTGAAACAGGGGGTGGTTGTACAGCGCGACTATCAGCGCGTTCCCCTGCTGGTAAATTCGTTTGGAAGCGAGCTCAACCAGGTCTGGACTAACCTTATTGATAACGCCATTGACGCCATGCACGGCAAAGGCGAGCTTCGAGTCCGAACCTATCGCGAGGATAGCTGCGTAGTGGTTGAGATCGGCGACAACGGCCCAGGAATTTCACGCGAGGTGCAGCCCCACATCTTTGAACCTTTTTACACCACTAAAGGGGTCGGGGAAGGTACAGGGCTAGGCCTGGACACAGTACAGAGAATTGTGAAGCAGCACCGTGGAAATATTGAGGTTACTTCCAAACCCGGTGACACCCTTTTTAAGGTCTGGCTCCCGCTCTCCGAAACATCGATTCAATAA
- a CDS encoding FAD-dependent oxidoreductase encodes MAKPILVSVDDDSDVLRAIERDLRSYYGAEYRVIGSDSPEGALDLLKQLKVRNDSVALLLADQRMPRMDGVEFLQKAMEIFPGAKRALLTAYADTNAAISAINHASINYFFLKPWDPPAEHLYPQLDDLLDDWRASYHPTFQGIRVLGTRWSPRSYELRDFLARNHVPYQWIDVEHSANDPETKRLLEALGPEVANLPVVLFPDGTKLLESVPADIAQKVGLRTRAQTDFYDLAIVGGGPAGLAAAVYGASEGLHTVIIEREAPGGQAGMSSRIENYLGFPAGLSGADLARRAVVQAQRFGVEILTQEAVAVRTEGPYRIIKMADGNEISCHALMIASGVQWRRLAAPGIDRLQGAGIYYGGGATEALSCKGEIVYVVGGANSAGQAAMNFARYAARVVILVRGESLSSTMSQYLIDQIQETSNIQIWTHASVAEGHGDTHLEEISVLCTDTNKVERVPASAMFIFIGASPRTDWLANEVERDDRGFILTGPDLIRDGQRPRGWALDRDPFLLETNVPGIFAVGDVRHGSIKRVASGVGEGSVAVQFIHQYLSKV; translated from the coding sequence ATGGCAAAACCAATTCTCGTGAGTGTCGATGACGACTCGGATGTTTTGCGCGCGATCGAACGCGATCTTCGCTCCTACTACGGCGCTGAATATCGCGTGATCGGAAGTGATTCTCCTGAGGGCGCTCTCGATCTGCTGAAGCAACTGAAAGTTCGCAACGACAGTGTCGCCTTGCTGCTTGCCGACCAGCGCATGCCGCGTATGGACGGGGTGGAATTTCTACAAAAGGCAATGGAAATCTTCCCGGGAGCAAAACGCGCGCTGCTTACTGCATACGCCGATACAAACGCCGCGATCAGCGCCATTAATCATGCCAGCATCAACTATTTCTTTTTGAAACCGTGGGACCCTCCCGCGGAGCACTTGTATCCGCAATTGGACGATCTGCTTGATGATTGGCGAGCTTCCTATCACCCAACGTTTCAGGGCATCCGTGTGCTGGGCACTCGCTGGTCGCCACGGTCCTATGAACTCCGGGATTTCCTGGCGCGGAACCACGTTCCATATCAGTGGATAGACGTAGAGCATTCTGCCAATGATCCGGAGACCAAGCGCCTGCTCGAGGCTCTTGGCCCGGAGGTGGCTAACCTTCCTGTGGTGCTCTTCCCCGATGGGACGAAGCTTCTGGAGAGTGTACCGGCAGATATCGCACAAAAGGTCGGATTGCGGACACGCGCACAGACCGACTTCTATGACTTGGCGATCGTTGGCGGCGGACCGGCTGGCTTGGCGGCTGCCGTTTATGGCGCCTCTGAGGGTCTCCACACAGTCATCATTGAGCGGGAAGCTCCTGGCGGCCAAGCCGGGATGAGCTCTCGTATTGAGAACTATCTAGGATTTCCCGCCGGGCTCAGTGGCGCCGATCTGGCGCGGCGTGCTGTCGTACAGGCCCAGCGTTTCGGAGTGGAAATTCTAACGCAGGAGGCGGTGGCTGTCCGGACGGAAGGGCCATACCGGATCATCAAGATGGCGGACGGAAACGAGATCTCATGCCACGCTCTGATGATCGCGTCTGGAGTGCAGTGGCGCCGCCTCGCCGCGCCGGGAATAGACAGGTTGCAGGGCGCCGGAATCTACTACGGTGGAGGTGCTACTGAGGCACTCTCTTGCAAAGGCGAGATCGTGTATGTGGTGGGCGGTGCAAACTCGGCCGGGCAGGCGGCAATGAACTTTGCCCGATACGCGGCACGCGTCGTTATCCTCGTGCGCGGTGAGTCGCTTTCCAGCACTATGTCGCAATACTTGATAGACCAGATTCAAGAGACCTCCAATATCCAGATCTGGACTCATGCCAGCGTCGCCGAGGGGCATGGCGACACCCACCTGGAAGAGATTTCAGTCCTTTGTACCGATACCAACAAAGTTGAGCGTGTCCCCGCCAGCGCGATGTTTATCTTTATTGGCGCGTCGCCACGGACGGATTGGCTGGCCAATGAAGTTGAGCGCGACGATCGCGGCTTTATATTGACCGGTCCTGATCTTATCCGTGACGGGCAGCGCCCGAGGGGATGGGCACTCGACCGGGATCCATTCTTGCTTGAAACCAATGTTCCCGGCATTTTTGCGGTTGGTGATGTGCGACACGGTTCCATAAAACGTGTGGCCTCTGGAGTCGGTGAAGGATCGGTGGCGGTCCAGTTCATCCATCAGTACCTGAGCAAAGTCTAA
- a CDS encoding DoxX family membrane protein: MTTSATSMRSDATAVTPQPEAANGLAIVRVTIGAMFVWVFFENLGKGLYTAAGYAGLINYYLKASHSPAAWKAVMAQAASHAAIAAPLQGLTEISLGVLLVIGLLTRPAAFVAFLYLASLWVSEWGTSWIWELLVPVLASLGLAIGRAGRRWGVDAWLAQRWPSSPWW; this comes from the coding sequence ATGACAACCAGCGCAACCTCAATGCGAAGTGACGCAACCGCCGTGACCCCGCAGCCCGAGGCAGCAAACGGTCTGGCCATCGTGCGCGTGACGATCGGGGCGATGTTCGTGTGGGTCTTTTTCGAGAATCTTGGGAAAGGCCTGTATACCGCGGCGGGTTACGCAGGTCTGATCAATTACTACCTAAAAGCGAGCCACTCCCCAGCTGCCTGGAAAGCGGTGATGGCCCAGGCGGCCAGCCATGCTGCCATTGCGGCTCCTCTGCAGGGTCTCACAGAAATCTCACTCGGAGTCCTGCTGGTCATCGGTCTGCTCACGCGCCCGGCTGCTTTCGTTGCGTTCCTGTATCTTGCGAGCCTTTGGGTATCGGAGTGGGGCACCTCGTGGATATGGGAACTGCTGGTTCCGGTGCTCGCATCGCTCGGGCTGGCCATCGGACGTGCTGGCCGGAGATGGGGCGTTGACGCGTGGCTCGCGCAACGGTGGCCATCTTCTCCGTGGTGGTGA
- a CDS encoding glycosyltransferase family 2 protein gives MRVSIIIPTHNEAQAIGRVLADLPSDLVTEVVVVDSNSNDGTPKIAASMGARVIQEPRHGYGRACLTGLAAANSPDVVVFLDGDYSDRPSELPILLAPIIEGRADITLGSRLQKRPSAGALPWHQVFGNRLAASLIRLLYGLEISDLGPFRAGRADVLHALALEETTYGWAVEMILKGTLAGFRVVEVPVSYHPRIGRSKIGGTLKGTVGAGWFILSLIALYYFRHRRAATPRPA, from the coding sequence GTGCGAGTCTCCATCATCATTCCTACCCATAATGAAGCTCAGGCAATTGGCCGTGTGCTTGCCGATCTGCCTTCCGATCTCGTCACCGAGGTCGTCGTTGTAGACAGCAACTCGAATGACGGGACTCCCAAGATCGCCGCAAGCATGGGAGCCCGTGTCATTCAGGAACCGCGCCACGGCTATGGGCGAGCTTGCCTTACCGGTCTGGCCGCGGCCAATTCTCCTGACGTGGTTGTGTTCCTGGATGGCGATTACAGCGATCGCCCCTCTGAGCTTCCGATTCTCTTAGCGCCAATTATTGAGGGACGCGCTGACATCACGCTCGGTTCGCGTCTGCAGAAAAGGCCTTCTGCGGGAGCGTTGCCTTGGCATCAGGTGTTTGGTAATCGTCTCGCCGCGAGCCTGATCAGGCTTCTCTATGGACTGGAAATCAGCGATCTCGGCCCGTTTCGCGCTGGCCGCGCCGATGTACTTCACGCGCTCGCCCTCGAAGAGACCACCTATGGCTGGGCGGTTGAGATGATTCTCAAAGGTACCCTCGCTGGCTTCCGCGTGGTTGAAGTCCCTGTGAGCTACCATCCGCGTATCGGAAGATCGAAGATCGGCGGCACGCTGAAGGGCACGGTCGGCGCCGGCTGGTTCATTCTCAGCTTGATAGCGCTGTATTATTTCCGTCACCGCAGAGCCGCGACACCACGGCCAGCGTAG
- a CDS encoding TIGR04282 family arsenosugar biosynthesis glycosyltransferase, whose product MKSPGDTAARSGSDRVLVIMAKAPRPGEVKTRLASSLSPAAVTSFYCCLLQDTLALTRSLGDVEVAIMCPESDVDELAQLAGKQASVVAQKGKGLAAGLTSVFAHFAEGHQRRTIAFNSDSPHLPRSVLEEAFETLAAHDVAVGPTYDGGYYLVGAKVFHPTLFAHDGMGTSSALERLLSRARALELSVGFAAPFYDIDVVDDLTRLAEELRLVPARAPRTAMWLKEWELGAAKLRTGSGEM is encoded by the coding sequence ATGAAATCTCCCGGCGACACCGCCGCGCGGTCAGGTAGTGACCGTGTGCTGGTAATCATGGCGAAAGCGCCCAGGCCCGGCGAGGTTAAAACCCGCCTGGCTTCCAGTCTTTCTCCTGCGGCGGTGACCTCCTTCTATTGCTGTCTTCTACAGGACACGTTGGCGCTGACGCGGTCATTGGGCGATGTGGAAGTTGCCATCATGTGCCCGGAGTCGGACGTAGACGAGCTGGCGCAGTTGGCAGGCAAGCAAGCGAGCGTAGTTGCGCAGAAGGGCAAGGGTCTAGCTGCCGGCCTGACTTCCGTGTTCGCGCACTTCGCAGAAGGTCATCAGCGACGCACCATCGCCTTCAACAGCGACAGCCCGCATCTGCCGCGTTCCGTTCTCGAAGAGGCCTTCGAAACCCTCGCGGCGCATGACGTAGCCGTCGGGCCAACGTACGACGGTGGCTACTATCTGGTCGGAGCCAAAGTTTTTCATCCCACGCTTTTCGCACACGACGGAATGGGCACGAGTAGCGCGCTGGAGAGACTCCTATCGCGCGCACGAGCTCTCGAGCTCTCCGTAGGTTTCGCAGCTCCTTTTTACGATATTGATGTAGTTGACGACCTCACCCGATTGGCAGAGGAGTTGCGGTTGGTTCCGGCGAGAGCGCCGCGCACAGCGATGTGGCTTAAAGAGTGGGAGCTTGGGGCGGCAAAATTACGGACCGGCAGCGGAGAAATGTGA
- a CDS encoding glycosyltransferase 87 family protein — MKITPAWRVYLLGAILLVALSICARNFGDRGGPYFMASLTLAGMVYLLAVREFFAAPKLSRGVVVVGLVLAAAWHIEFLRLPSGADDDIHRYVWDGRLQRLGYNPYLVLPSDPAVKGLHTPETRNLNNPDLPSPYPPGAQLFFRAVTAIRESTFALKVAFVVCEFAVVFVLLDVLRSNQKAAHLALAFSWNPLLAIEVAGSGHIDILGALLLVISVAALARNWRAAAALTFGLAVAVKFLPIVLLPLYWKRIRIRDAALAAAVVALLYVPFLDHGRIPVGSLGAYLRGFRFNGPVFAILDRVAPPPLLAGLAVLVGLATASWLRRRAVPKSSSDVFVWPIFSWPMAASLLFAPVVFPWYLLWLLPFLVSASTLPIIIWTVSIAPTYIMWHLRALGRPWGALPGWVMLLEYGCVAMAGAILWLRRLRRAPRDYPR, encoded by the coding sequence GTGAAGATCACCCCCGCGTGGAGAGTGTACTTACTCGGCGCCATCTTGCTTGTGGCGCTGAGCATCTGCGCACGCAACTTCGGCGATAGAGGGGGGCCGTACTTCATGGCCTCTTTGACGCTTGCGGGCATGGTGTACCTCTTGGCGGTCCGCGAGTTTTTCGCTGCACCAAAGTTGTCCCGAGGCGTTGTCGTGGTTGGGCTGGTCCTGGCTGCGGCGTGGCACATTGAATTTCTTCGGCTGCCCTCGGGCGCCGATGACGATATTCATCGCTATGTCTGGGATGGCCGCTTGCAGAGGCTAGGCTACAATCCCTATCTTGTCCTTCCCAGCGATCCTGCGGTTAAGGGCCTGCATACGCCGGAAACCCGTAACTTGAACAACCCCGATCTGCCGAGCCCATATCCACCAGGAGCCCAGCTTTTTTTTCGCGCAGTGACCGCCATTCGCGAATCGACATTCGCGCTGAAAGTAGCATTCGTGGTTTGCGAGTTCGCAGTTGTCTTCGTTTTGCTCGATGTGCTGCGTTCTAACCAGAAGGCGGCGCACTTGGCTCTGGCGTTCTCCTGGAACCCATTGTTGGCCATTGAGGTGGCGGGAAGCGGCCACATTGACATTCTGGGCGCGCTGCTGTTGGTGATATCTGTCGCCGCGCTCGCGCGCAATTGGCGTGCGGCCGCAGCCCTGACGTTTGGCCTGGCTGTTGCGGTGAAATTCCTGCCGATTGTACTGCTGCCCCTTTACTGGAAGCGGATTCGCATTCGCGACGCTGCGCTGGCGGCTGCCGTGGTCGCACTGCTGTATGTCCCGTTTCTTGATCACGGCCGCATTCCGGTCGGCTCGCTCGGTGCGTATCTGCGGGGCTTTCGCTTTAATGGTCCCGTGTTCGCGATTCTCGATAGAGTGGCGCCTCCGCCGTTGCTAGCCGGGCTGGCAGTGCTCGTCGGATTAGCGACTGCCAGCTGGCTAAGAAGACGCGCGGTGCCCAAGTCGTCTTCCGACGTATTTGTCTGGCCCATTTTTTCTTGGCCCATGGCAGCATCTCTTTTGTTCGCACCCGTCGTATTCCCCTGGTATCTTCTCTGGCTGCTGCCATTTCTGGTGTCGGCCTCGACGCTGCCGATCATCATCTGGACCGTGAGCATTGCCCCCACTTACATCATGTGGCACTTGCGCGCACTTGGGCGTCCGTGGGGGGCGCTTCCCGGTTGGGTAATGCTGCTGGAATACGGATGCGTTGCAATGGCGGGTGCAATTCTCTGGTTGCGCCGACTCAGACGAGCCCCTCGCGATTACCCTCGTTGA
- a CDS encoding epoxide hydrolase — protein sequence MTQTIATQKASAQTSDQTAIRPFQVNVPQEELTELRRRINATKWPERETVTDESQGVQLATIQALARYWGTEHDWRKCEARLNALPQFITEIDGLDIHFIHVRSKHENALPLIVTHGWPGSVIEQLKIVDPLTNPTAHGASAADAFDLVIPSMPGYGYSGKPTATGWSPERIARAWTVLMKRLGYTKFVAQGGDWGALIVDMMGLQAPPELLGIHTNMAGAVPTEVDTAAFTGAPPPPGLSTEEREGYDRLAFFYKHGLAYLLEMANHPQTLYGIADSPIGLAAWIIDHDVRSYQLIARVFDGKTEGLTRDDILDNITLYWLTNTAVSSARLYWENKLGIFAPKGVRIPVAVSVFANEIYTVSQRWAEQAYPKLIHYNRLDQGTHFAAWEQPQLFSEEMRASFRSLRQLAKAA from the coding sequence ATGACTCAAACCATCGCTACACAGAAAGCCAGCGCGCAGACATCTGACCAGACTGCGATTCGTCCGTTCCAGGTGAATGTTCCGCAGGAGGAACTCACCGAATTGCGTAGGCGCATCAATGCTACAAAGTGGCCAGAACGGGAAACTGTCACGGATGAATCCCAAGGCGTTCAGTTAGCGACGATTCAGGCGCTCGCGCGCTACTGGGGAACGGAACACGATTGGCGTAAGTGCGAGGCAAGACTCAACGCCTTGCCGCAATTCATTACCGAGATTGATGGGCTCGACATCCATTTCATTCACGTTCGGTCGAAACATGAAAATGCGTTGCCGCTCATCGTAACCCACGGATGGCCGGGCTCGGTCATCGAGCAACTGAAGATTGTCGATCCACTCACCAATCCTACGGCACATGGCGCGAGCGCGGCTGATGCTTTCGATCTGGTGATTCCCTCCATGCCGGGCTACGGCTATTCAGGTAAGCCCACCGCTACCGGCTGGAGCCCCGAGCGCATAGCGCGTGCCTGGACCGTGTTGATGAAGCGCCTTGGGTACACGAAATTCGTGGCGCAAGGCGGCGATTGGGGTGCGCTTATTGTGGATATGATGGGCCTACAAGCGCCTCCGGAATTGCTCGGCATCCACACCAACATGGCTGGCGCGGTTCCCACCGAAGTTGACACGGCGGCCTTTACCGGGGCTCCGCCGCCGCCCGGTCTTTCAACCGAAGAGCGCGAAGGGTATGACCGGCTTGCTTTCTTCTATAAGCACGGCCTCGCCTATCTCCTGGAAATGGCGAATCACCCGCAAACGCTCTACGGGATTGCGGACTCACCCATCGGCCTTGCGGCGTGGATAATCGATCACGACGTGCGCAGCTACCAGCTGATCGCACGCGTCTTCGACGGAAAAACTGAAGGCCTCACGCGAGATGACATTCTCGACAACATCACACTCTATTGGCTAACCAACACGGCGGTCTCTTCGGCTCGTCTTTACTGGGAAAACAAGTTGGGAATTTTCGCGCCTAAGGGCGTCCGCATCCCGGTTGCGGTGAGCGTCTTTGCGAACGAGATCTATACCGTTTCACAGCGTTGGGCAGAGCAGGCGTATCCCAAACTCATCCATTACAATAGGCTCGACCAAGGCACGCACTTTGCTGCCTGGGAGCAGCCGCAACTCTTTTCAGAAGAGATGCGCGCGAGCTTCAGATCATTGCGCCAGCTGGCAAAAGCAGCCTAG
- a CDS encoding extradiol dioxygenase, which produces MISAAHIVVYSKNAEADRTFFRDVLGFKSVDAGHGWLVFALPPGEAAFHPSDKNGAHELYFICDDLKAEMACLAKKDVKCSEVQEARWGSITRMRLPGGGLVGLYQPKHPLAIGLK; this is translated from the coding sequence ATGATTTCAGCCGCGCATATAGTTGTCTACAGCAAAAACGCCGAGGCGGACCGTACATTCTTCCGCGACGTTCTTGGGTTCAAATCCGTGGATGCGGGTCATGGGTGGCTGGTCTTCGCGCTCCCGCCAGGAGAAGCTGCATTCCATCCCTCCGATAAGAATGGCGCTCACGAACTGTATTTCATTTGCGACGACCTGAAAGCCGAGATGGCTTGCCTGGCGAAGAAAGATGTTAAGTGCTCTGAAGTTCAGGAAGCGCGATGGGGTTCGATTACCAGGATGCGCCTTCCCGGTGGTGGCTTGGTTGGCCTGTACCAGCCAAAGCATCCCTTAGCTATAGGCTTGAAATGA